The genome window TCCTCGGCTCGGGTCAGGTAGACGCCCACACGCAGCACGTCACCCATGCCGGCTCCGGCTGCCGCGAGGGCGGCACGCACGTTCTCCAGCGCCTGTCGGGTCTGCGCCTCCACGCCCTCACGAGGGGCTCGGGTCTGTGGGTCCACCCCCACCTGACCCGCCGTGTGAACAAACGGACCGATGCGGACAGCGTGAGAGTAGGGCCCGGCCGCTGCCGGGGCATGCTCGGGCGTGAAGCTCTGACGTGACATGGGGGAGGTTCTACCACGCCCCGTCCATCAGGGCAGCCAGTTGCCGCCACACACGAACATCCCCAGGCGGGGCGGCAGATCAGCGCCCTCCAGCAGCGGCGCGAGGGGCAGACCTGCCGTGGGCTCCACGACCTGCTTGAGGTGCCGCATCATCAGGCGCTGCGCCTCCAGGATGCTCTCCTCCCGCACGGCGAGCACCTCGTCCACATGCTTCTGCACCACGGGGAACGTCAGGGCACCCGGCATCATGGTCTGCACGCCGTCCGCAACCGTGCGGGGCGGCGCCTCCAGCCGGATCCGTTCACCCGCTAGGAGGCTTCGGCGCGTGTCGTCACCTGCCTCGGGCTCGACGCCAATCACGCGCGTATCCGGCCACACCGCCTTGATGACGGTCGCGATGCCGCTGATCATGCCGCCACCACCCACAGCGACGAGGACCGCATCCGGTGCCTCTGATTGCTCGGTGAATTCCAGGGCCTGCGTGCCCTGTCCCGCCATGACCTGCGGGTCGTCGTAGGCGTGGATGTAGTGAAAGCCGCGATCGGCGGCGATAGCACGCACGAATTCCTCGCCGTTGAGGCGGGTGACGCCCTTATCCATGACCGTCGCGCCGTAGGAACGCACCGCCGCCTTCTTCGTCTCGCTGGCGTCCTCATACATCACGACGACGCAGGGGACGCCCAGCACGCGCGAGGCGAAGGCCACGCCCTGCGCGTGGTTCCCGCTCGACAGGGTCACCAGTCCACGCGGGCCGCCAAGCTGCAGCGCCGCGTTCAGCGCCCCGCGCACCTTGAAGCTGCCGGTCTTCTGGAGGTGCTCGCTCTTGAAAAGCAGTTCGCGGCCCAGCAGACGGTCAAGCGATCCCGACGACAGGACCGGTGTGCGGTGGATGTGCGGCGCGAGCCTCCCGGCAGCTCCACAGACGTCCTTAAGCGTGATCACCCCGACAGTGTAGGCGCATCGTGGCGTCACGGCAGTCTGTTTATCCAGATATTTCGCCCCTTGAACCCCCTGAAACGCTGACGGGGTTCAAGGGGATTCAAAGGGCAGTGATGTTGGGCCAGCGTGCCGGATGCTCACGCACGGGGCAGCCTGACTGGCTTCGGCCCGATGACCGCGGACAAGTGGGTGCCGATCAGTTCACAAACGCGATTAAATCCGGCGCCCAAAGGGAGAACGCTCAATACGCGCTGTCCTCCCACCTGCACTCTCAGGCATGACCCATCCGCCCCGGTGCGTCACAACTGGCCCCGACCACCCGGTCATCCCCGGCAGTAGTCAGAGTGACTGTCACCGACCGCGCTGGCGCTCAGCACGCCAGCCTTGCCACCTGGAGAGAGTACCCAGGTCAACTTGCGCGGGGCCCGGCTGCGCCTGGATCGTGCATCCGTGCAGGTGCACTTCCAGTAGGTTCCGCCAAGAGGAAAGCCGGGATATTGAAAGACACCCTGTGGGGTGACCAGGACTCGGGTCGGCGCGGAACACCTGCCACGCCGGGCAGGCGCCTACACTGAGCGCACAGCATGGACATCGTCGACGCGCAGGTGCATTTCAATCTTCTTGGGACCCTCGACGCGGGCGTGGCTGCCATGGACGCGGTCGGGGTTAGCGCCCTGCTTTATGACGAGTACTGGGCCTTTGATGCCAAAAGCCGCATTCTGCCGGGATATGAACTGCCTGGAGGGGCCTTCCGGCAGGTGTTTCCCCTTGCGGAAGAAGCGGCGCTCCGCTATCCCGAGCGGTTTGCGTACCTCGTGCGATTTGACCGCCGGGACCCCGACCTCGATGCGCTGGTCGGCAGCATCCGGACCGTTCCGCAGCGCAAGGCCCTGCGCGTGGTGCCCTGGACGCCCGAGGGCTTCGAGCAGTTTGCTGAGGGCGCCGACGCACCGCTGTTCGCCGCTGCCCAGCGGCACCGGGTGCCGGTCTTCGTGCTGCTTCCGGGGCGCACACGGCTGCTGCACCCCTACCTCCATGCCTTTCCGGATGTCCCGGTCATCGTCGACCACTGCGGCGTGACGCTCGCGCCGGGACGCCTGCACGACGACCGCCTGTCGGGGTTCGATGACGTTCTCGCGCTTGCGCAGTTTCCCAACGTCGCGCTCAAGTGGAGTCACGCGCCGCGCCTGTCGGGGGGCGCCTACCCCTACCCGGACGTGCTGGCCATGCTGCTCCGTGTCGTGGAAGCCTTCGGGCCCCAGCGGGTGATGTGGGGAAGTGACCACACGCAAAGCCGGGACCACCATTCCTGGGCCGAGTCCCTGTACTACATTCGCGACACGCCCGAGCTGTCATCCGAGGAGAAAGGCTGGATCCTGGGCCGGAGCCTGCGCACCGTCCTGCAGTGGCCTGCCCCTGCAGGCACGTCGGGCGCGTAATGGAGCCGGCGTGGTCTGGGCACGCCTGGGCAGCGTGGGAGAA of Deinococcus malanensis contains these proteins:
- a CDS encoding threonine/serine dehydratase, with product MITLKDVCGAAGRLAPHIHRTPVLSSGSLDRLLGRELLFKSEHLQKTGSFKVRGALNAALQLGGPRGLVTLSSGNHAQGVAFASRVLGVPCVVVMYEDASETKKAAVRSYGATVMDKGVTRLNGEEFVRAIAADRGFHYIHAYDDPQVMAGQGTQALEFTEQSEAPDAVLVAVGGGGMISGIATVIKAVWPDTRVIGVEPEAGDDTRRSLLAGERIRLEAPPRTVADGVQTMMPGALTFPVVQKHVDEVLAVREESILEAQRLMMRHLKQVVEPTAGLPLAPLLEGADLPPRLGMFVCGGNWLP
- a CDS encoding amidohydrolase family protein, which gives rise to MDIVDAQVHFNLLGTLDAGVAAMDAVGVSALLYDEYWAFDAKSRILPGYELPGGAFRQVFPLAEEAALRYPERFAYLVRFDRRDPDLDALVGSIRTVPQRKALRVVPWTPEGFEQFAEGADAPLFAAAQRHRVPVFVLLPGRTRLLHPYLHAFPDVPVIVDHCGVTLAPGRLHDDRLSGFDDVLALAQFPNVALKWSHAPRLSGGAYPYPDVLAMLLRVVEAFGPQRVMWGSDHTQSRDHHSWAESLYYIRDTPELSSEEKGWILGRSLRTVLQWPAPAGTSGA
- a CDS encoding RidA family protein, which translates into the protein MSRQSFTPEHAPAAAGPYSHAVRIGPFVHTAGQVGVDPQTRAPREGVEAQTRQALENVRAALAAAGAGMGDVLRVGVYLTRAEDFAAMNAVYREFFDAPYPARSTVYVGLNPGLLVEVDALAVLES